agattttttttcattgatttttttagtaAGGTCAAAATGATCATTGTGTAACAGACAATTATAATAACAAAAGGGATGATAAAGCCAACAAACAATGATACATAATGCAAGACCAAAACATGATTTTTAGTTTGATTGTCTTGTGGGGGCTCAAAACActtggtattatttttctcatctttttgtgGTTTAGCCATTAGAAATGGAGAACTGGTCAAAATCACAAAAATCCAAATACCTACACACACAAACCTGGCTTTTTTCTGAGTAACCAAATTAATGTTCTGGACTGGAAAAACAATTGCAATGCACCGGAAAAAGCTCATGGCTGTCATAAAGAAGATGCTACAATAGAGGTTGACATACAAAGCATAGGTGCTGAGGCGGCATAAGAAGTCACCAAAGAACCAAATGCCTTTGTGAACATAGTAGACCACACGGAGAGGCAGTGTGCACACACAAAGTAGATCTGCTACTGCTAAATTAATCATGTATACTTGGAAGGCTGACTTCTCATGATAGGTTTTTATGAGGACATAGAGCACAAAGCCATTGCCAAATAAGCCTACAACAGAGATCATAGAGTACAAGGTGGAATACACTTGATTGCGGAAGTCATCAATAGTGTCGTGGCATGTGGCAGAAGATACTGTCAGATTTGCGGTTTCATCCATGTTTCTCTAGGAATGTCTGCTTTGTgcctacaataaataaaaaaaaaaaaattgtcaattttAACTAGACCATAAATTACAGGAAGTACTAATGTTTCATTTCATAGTGTCACTATGTATACTTTTTGACCATAGCAGCAAGCAAGAGTAGTGAGGCATTGAAGAGGGATTCATCTGTACCTTACCCTCTGGAGAAGAGTTTGCATCCTACAGGCatccaaaaacattttttgtccTTTCCTTCCCATGTTTTTCTGATGGACTTCCTCTAAATCTTCAAGACCTAGGTAAAACAGCCCTCctgtattttaaatcatattaCTCTAGTACAATTTGGTAGGTTATCCTTTCAAATGAACTTGTTTTTCTATTAGAGAAAAGCTTTAAGATAGCAGTTTCACATGTATgaatgtatctatatctatatctatctatttattggaaaatctctgaaatattttagagaataaaatCTGGATGAAAATGCTTGGTTCCCTCAGGAAGAGGACTTCCTTGTTAATATCTGTTGAGTGCCGCCCACACCTGTGGAAAATAATCTAATTTGCTGTTAATGAAACTCCCTCCCCTGGGGGAGAGTATTAATCTAGAACATGGTTGACTCCACCTATAACTGCAGAACTCCATGGCAAAAGAAACCTTAGAAGCCATATAGTTGTTttaatgatgagaaaaatgtTCCAGAgtgataaaatacatttctaaaatctGCACCAGTATTTAAATCTCTGAAGAAAGATGTAGTACAAGTAGTTGGAATATACTTGTCGGGTGAGAAAAATGTTGTAGCCATTCATTCTTGTTCTCTTTCTAAACTTTATAGACTTTACTCTTTAGCAATATATAGTTATTTCTCTTATAGGAAGAATTTCTCTTGTAGTTGATACTTGCTCTAGTCTATTTCAGCTATGTCACTGAGGGCAGTCAATAAGTTCTGATCAGAGAAGGCTTGAGGTGAGATATTGTAGTGTAGAAGTAGTGATGTCTCTCATGTTTCTCTAGATTATCCTCTTTTATTCTTTACAAAGGTTGAAGAGACTCAATATGTAACATGTCAGATAATCTTTGATTGAAGTCTGATGTTGGCCTTTTACACAACTCCTGCTCCCTTGTAAGAGAGGTATTGGGGTTTgtaaggtgggaagactgcttgagtatGCAAAAACTGCCAGCCATGAAGGGGACTGATCTTTACTAGGGATACAGAAACAGATAGCTATGGTAGTTGTTGCAGGTAGGATATAACTTCCCAGGTTTACTACTGCTAACAATTATATTTGCTGTTGTGGTTGCAGTGTCCATCCGTCTAGCCATCCCAGCAAGttgttccattttccccctttcattaaaaaatgccATTTGTATTATTGTTACCAAGAACCTTTGGTATAAGATAAAAATTGGATGGATTATCTGAGCCAAGATGGCCAATTATATGCAGTCAGAAAGAGCTTGTTCCACCAAAAGACCAGACTGTGAAGAAGATTGGCACACTCCAAATTGATCCTTGTAAAAAAGGCATTGAAAGTGGACAGATGGAGGATGGAGACCCTGGGCTGAAAGGGGAGGAAACTGAGAACACTGCACAGGGGTACCAAGTACTAGGACTCATTCCTGGCCCAGAGCAGCTCCTGGGGAAGAGATGAGTGAAACAGGCATGGAGTGCCGCAAGGACATGTGGGCCATGGACATTTGGAATCTTAACTGCAGGAGACCCCATGTTCTCCATGGACATTTGAGCTAGCAGGGAGAACTGCTCAGAGAGTTGGCAGAGACAGAAATCCAGCCTTCACAGAGCCCAGAGTATTTGGCACCAGAATGACTATAGTGGAGCATGGCCATGGTTACACATACCCCAAGGATCGCCATACTCCTCTAAGTAGCTTCATCCTTTGTTGACTGCCAGACCTGGACAGAGCAGGGCTATCTTGCTCATAGGATAGCGGTAGTCTGATCTGAGGATACCCTTGTCTGCTGGACTCTCCCAGGGTCCCTGCCTGGCCACACCTGCTTGCAGCATAGCCTCAGCTGCCCAGCCAAATAACTTGCTAGCAGACTCCACCTTAGCTCTTTCACCAGATGACCCTGCATAACAGTCAGAGAGCTTTTGTAGATAGACTGCCACTAGCATGCAATTGTCTCCCCACCACTTCACCAGTACATGTGCAAAGACCCCACTGCCACCCTCCACCACCCTGAAGTGGTTTTGCTGGCAGTGCCTATTGACGTGTTGTTGTCAGTAGACTGGGAACACCTTGGTTCCTCCAGCACAGCAGGTCCTTAATCTTGAAGGACCAGCGAAAAACTGTGGACCTGGTCCCAGTCCACCAAGGTTAAAACACACAGCTCAGGAGGACGGGGCTGAAACTTGGACCCCTGAAATTATCCAGAAACAAAGTCAATTGACTAAACTTAAGTTATACCACAGTCAAACCCTCAAGggcatcaaagaatataaaagcaaaaagccGTATGCAAAGAAGAGCAACTTCAAACCTTAAAGGGACATCAGCCCACACAAATAAGAAAGGACCAGTGGGAGAGCTCTGACAATTCTAAAATCCAGAGTATCTTCTTATCTCCAAATGACCACACTGGCTCCTGAGGAATGACTCTTAACCAGATTGAAATAgttgaaatgacagacatagaattaaAAAATCTGTGTGGCAACAAAGCTCATTGAAATTCAGCAGCAAGCTGCAACAGAATTCAAGCTAATGAAtccaataaaatgatacaagcgctaaaagataaaatagccattttaagaaagaaacaaactgatcttctagagctgaaaaactctCTTTAAGAATGTCATAATGCAAATGGAAATATTAACAGCAGAACAGACCAAggtgaggaaagaatctcagagctcaaagatcAGTTCTCAgaaataactcagtcagacaaaaataaagaacaaaatctctgagaaatatgggattatgtaaataGACTGAACCCATGACTCATTGGCATCccagaaagacagggagagagagcaagcaacaTGGAAAACATCAGGAACACAagtccattcacaatagccacaaaaagagtaaaattcgTGGGAATACAGCTAGCAAGGGAGGtggaagatctctacaatgagaattacaaaacactgctcaaagaaaccagatatgacataaacaaatagaaatacattttgtgcTCCTGGaggggaagaatcaatattgttaaaatggccatactgcccatttacagatttaatgctattcctatgaaACTACCAACATCACTTTCCACAGAATTAAGAAAATCacctctaaaattcatatggcacCAGAAAAGAGCCTGAACACCCAAAGcaaactaagcaaaaagaacaaagctggaggcatcaaactACTTTAAACTACAGTACAAAGCTAGAGTAACAAAACAGCATAAGGCGGGtatgaaaatagacacatagaccaatgacaCAGAATAGggattccagaaataaatctgcgcacctacaaccatctgatattcaaCAAAGTAAATAATAACAAGCCATGGAGAAGGGACTTcctattcaaaaaatggtgctgttGTAACTGGCTAGTGCCATACGCAGAAGATTGAATCTGGACCACATCCTTTCaccatctacaaaaataaactcaagatgaatGAAAGACTTAAGCATAAgacctaaaagtataaaaaccctacaagaaaacttaggaaataccattcttgACACAGTACCTAGCAAAGATTTCAcgaagaaaatatcaaaagcaattgcagcaaaagcaaaaattaacaattgggatctaattatactaaagagcttccacacagcaaaaggaGCTAttaacagagcaaacagacaacctatagaatgggagaaaatatttgcaaacaatacatccaacaaaggtctaatatccagaatctataagaaaattaaatcaacaTTCTGAAAACAACCCTgttaaaaaatgggcaatggacatgaacagacacttctcaaaacaagacatagatgcagccaacaaacatatgaaaaaatgctcaacgtaactattcagagaaatgcaagtcaaaaccacagtgagatggtAATCTCACACCAGTGAAAATGGCTGTTAttcaaaagtaacaaaaataatagatgtcGGTGAGGTTgcgaaaagggaacacttatacattgctagtgggaatgtgaGTTAGTTCAGctactatggaaagcagtttggagatttctgaaaaGACTTAAAACGGAACTACCATTTTACCcaaacaatcccattattggataaATACCCACAGgtatataaattgtttttctataaaGACGCATATACtcatgtgttcattgcagcacaattcacaatagtaAAACCATGGAATCAACTCAGATGCTCATCCATGGTggactgataaagaaaatatggtatgtatACACTATTtgatactaggcagccataaaaaagcattaaataatGTCCTTGGCTGCAACATTtatgcagttggaggccattatcctaagaaaattaatgcaggaccagaaaatcaaatactgcatgttctcacttgtaaatgggagctaaacattgggtatatatggacataaagatgggaacgtATATATTGGAGACTATCATAGGAGGTAGGGTGGAAGGGAGAGGATTgtggactgaaaaactacctattgggcacTATACTCACTACCTCAGTGATGGAACCATTCATACCCCAATccttagcatcacacaatatacccatgtaacaaacctgcacatgtagcccctgaatcctccccaacccccaaaatTGAAGAACAATCATGCTGAAGCCATAGAGAAAAATGTGACGCCTATTTCAAACTCCTGCATTATTTCTCAGTTTGCTTTCTAGTTACCTGGCTTATTCACCATTGGTTGTGAACTCAGGTGCagttgtggaagaaaaaaaaaaaaaaactgcctaaaGTTAACCTTTTCCTTAGTTCCATGCCAAGTGTTTTTTTCTAAACTAAGCAGTATTATCTTGTAATACACTAGATAGTGCTGTTGAAAATTTTGGTAATAACCCATTTCagcttttttgagatataattgacaaatagaaaTTGCATATTctaaggtgtacaatgtgatgatttcaTGTAAGTATACACTGTGAAATCATTTCTCTAACAAAGTTAATCAACACATCCATTACCTCATataccatttgtgtgtgtgtgttgggtgggtgggggggggggggagaggtaAGAATGCTTAagatctactttctttttttttcacttctattttaggttcaggggtacatgtgcaggtttgttatataggtaaacttgtgtcatgtgattttttttttaatctatacaatcatttgttgtacagattatttcatcacctaggtgttaagcctagtacacattacttattttttcttatcctctcctgcctcacagcctccaccctcaggtaggtcccagtgtctgttgttctcctctttgtgtccatgtgttcttatcatttagttcccacttataagtgagaacatgtggcatttggttttctgtttctgtgttagtttgctaagaataatggcctccagctccatccatgttcctgcaaaggacataatgtcattcttttatatggctgcatagtattccatggtgcatacatactacaatttctttatccagtcttctaTTCagggacatttaggttgattctatgtctttgctattgtgactagtgctgcagcgaacatatgcatacacacatctttatggtagaatgatttatattcctttgggtatatacccagtaacagaATTTCTGGGTGGAATgacagttctgtttttagctctttgaggaattgccacactgctttctacaatgggtgacctaatttacactcccaccaacagtgtataagtgtttttttctctacaatctcaccagcacctgttatgttttattatgtttcatttatttatttgttttgagacagggtctcactctgtcacctaggctggagtgcaatggcataatctcggctcactgcaatctccgcttcctgagttcaagctattctcccacctcaacctcacgaataactgggattataggcgtttgccatcacacctggctaatttttgtatttttttggtagagaccagatttcaccatgttggccaggctggtgttgaactcctgacctctggtgatttgcctgccttggtctcccaaagtgctgggattacaggtgtcagccaccatgcctggcctgccttatgttttgatttttaaataatagccatttgaACTGGTGTgcgatggtatttcattgtggttttgaaataAGATCTTCCTTATCAAATTTCaagtaaataatataataatttcaagtaaataatataatattaactaTAGCCACCATACTGTACCTTAACTCCTCAGAACTTGTTCATATTATAGATGAGCCACACTTGAAAGGTATTAGATAATTACCAGCAGGCCTTCCCACCACTATCAACTTTCAATCTACCTTGCTACAAACCCTTTCTGGAATAATTCTTTACACATTGTAGCTTTCAATCATGACATGTCTTCCTTAAAATCTTCAGTGATTTAGAATGCCTTCAGAATAACATCTAGACTTCCTGGCCTGATATTTAAGGCTCTCTATAGTCTGGGTGCAATTTACCTTTCCAAGTTTCTCTCTCACTGCTCTCTTTTGTACACTGTATAGTTAGAAGAAACAACTATTTCAGTATACCAGTGACATGTGCCATAAGCTTACCCACCTGGCTGTCttttttcactgtcttttttcttcttgaatggcctttcctccttcctgaaatgccctttcctccttctttgcaTATACAAAAACTACTCATCATTCAGCTCAAATTACACTTTCTTGACTAAGTCTTCCCTCAGCCTCTATCTGAAGTAATTTCTATCTTTGATGAACTTCTAGAGGAACTTAAATCAATCTTGCAAATCAATGATTTGTATAAATATCTTATCTCCCAGACTATCTGGTTGATATATAAAAAAGCAGCCCACACAGGGCCTAGCACATATGTACCTTGCCcataagtgctcagtaagtgttgAGTGAATACTAAATTAATGATAGGGCAAGTTTAACATTTGAAAgtattatttgtcatttaaaacCATTTGGAGTTATCTTCTCATTccaatataaattaaaatctttCCAATGTCAGAGTCCGAAGTTGCTGTGTAAGTAAAGTTGCTTCCCAATATATCAAGGAAAGTACTAAGTCACAAGGCTAACCATAATGTTAAAAAGCACAGATAATgtcagttgtggtggcacatgcctgtaatcccggctactcaagaggctgaggcaggaggattgcttgagctcaggagttcgagataagcctgggcaaaacagtgagaccttgtatctaaaaagtaaaaaaatcccACCCATATCATTGATATAGACTAATCATTTGTCCATTACATGTTATAATTAAGTTTGAAATTCTCACATCTTTGAAAGATgctaaataaaactgataaataactataaaaatatacaaagaagcaGATGGTCTGTAGTCTCATTAATAACGTCCCAGTCCTTGCAGaccaaaataaacttttctaaaaatctaaatatttagaTTCAGTTGTCTATTTATAATGAAGTCAACAATTTGtattaagccataaaaagaagaTTGTAAAACTTTCAAGCAAGTGGTGAATCCTAGAGTGGTAGAGATCATTTAGTACAAGCCACTCTTTTCACAGATTATGGCTTTACTTGGCTGAAACAgcatttaatttgctttttagaATTTACTGTGATCCCCCAATAATGTTACCCTCCACTAGATGAATACAGAGAGTTTCTTTGGAAATCTAAGACACTTTAGACCTCATCCCTGCCTTCAAGCAGCTCATATTCTAGTGGGGGATAGGAATGATAGCTTAGAAGTGTGAAGAGGTTACAATACAGCATTGTAAAAGCCGTCTTAGCAGAAAACAAATGGGTTAATAAAAGCTAGCAACAAACATAAATAGAACTGATTTTATTTCCGTGAGAATAATGAAGTAAGTTACTTTGTTAAGACAATTGCAAGTTGAAAAAGCAAAGTTCATTTGGAAAATTCAGGTATACCTCTTTCTGGCACTGGAGTACCTTCACAAATGTTCCTTCTTATGGTCAATGCTTTTTATGGTGTAATATCAGAGGAAGCCCACGCTGAAATCATAAGATTGAAAAGGAAGTTAACAACTGTAGAAGCAGTCCGGAAGGGTCATGAGAACTTAGCAGCCTTATTTATAGATCCAGAGTGTGTAATGGGGCATCAAAGCTTTACTGACAGATTTAGGGCTAGTCACTGAATTCTGTGtctccttcttttttctccatctgtTTTTACATTCCCAGGGGGAAACTTGGAATACAGACAAGGGCTGGTCACAGATATTTGCTGCTGTGTGCTTGTAGCTTCTCTATCTAAAATGAACacactattataaaatattcctCTCTCTATGAAACCAGGGTATTTCCTCTATCTTCTCTTCTAAACACTTGGTTATAAAGTTAAGAGGGGAAGTAATTTGGAACTTTACATCCAGGGATCTGGATTGCTACGAATAGGTGTTAGAACATCAAAAATATCAAGTGTATCTGTCTGGGATGGCTTAGAAATAGTTTTCCTTAAAGGACGAATGGCTTAAAGAACCTTGCACTCTTCTCCTTATAAACTATAATAGCATGTAATGCTTATATCACTAATTTggcatatattatatacatttggaGATCAACTTTTTATATAGTTAACTTTTCATAAGCATATATCACTTCTCCTCAATTAAATTATACTCAATAATCTAAGAAAGTATAACAAATCTCCAAGAAATGAGCAGAGATGGGCTTTCTTGAAGGAGGGGCAACCTGAATgcttttcttctaagtttttctTGTCCTATGGCAACTTTAATTCCTGCCTGCAAGGCCTCCAGAGCCTAGCTACTATTCCTTTATCCGTGGTCCAAGCGCTAACAAAATAAACACTTTccttcagtttgtttgtttgtttgtttgtttatttatttatttatttatttgagacagagtctcactctgcccaggctggagtgactggagtgcagtggcatgatctctgctcactctaacatccgcctcccagattcaagcaattctcctgcctcagcctcctgagtagctgggattgcaggcatgcaccaacacacccagctaatttttgtatttttagtagagatggggtttcaccatgttggccaggctggtctcaaactcccgacctcaggtaatctgctcgcctcagcctcccaaagtgctgagactacaggcatgagcaaccacatcCGGCCCCTTCAGTTTATTCTTAATCAGTAGAAATAGGCTGGGACTTTCTAAAggaactctactaaaaaaaaaaaagaaaatcaaaaggaaaataaaagaaatgcaaaaatgaaaaatatagtctAGTTTTAAAAGTGGAAACCTGAACCTACTGCTGCAATATTGCCATTTGAACCCCCATTGTACTCAGATAATCATTTCTTAGATCTTCTccactttcttctccctctccaaaTTGTTCCTTCTTCTCTAGGTAAGAAGTTGACATATGTAACCTACTACACTCGGTAAAGTGTGTGTTGCTGGTGCAAAATTACTCAGagttgtcttttatattttgtcaatcaggcaataaacatattttttaagtttgtttagCTTGTCCTGGGTCTCCGTACATCAATAAAAATCTAGTGACTGAACGTTGAATGTATAAAAATCCTTTCTGATCCTGAAATTATATGACTCTACTCATCTGTGAAGAAAATTAACTTGGCTCTGTCCTGGTTTTGTGTTTAGACAaagctttttttcccctagtgtgggacaagaaagaaagtttatgaatttctAAGACCCACCTATGAGAAGTTTAATATTATCAGCTTAATGCACTATCTGGTTATCCATTTCCATAGTGACTGTGCAATTACAATTTAGTCCAATCTTCACATACACAAGTGAGTAAATGTCACATTGTCTGGGCAACAATGTAGTATTTTTCAAGTTCGGGATTCTGAAGGGTCTTCTATggttcctttataaattagccttgcacgtagtaggcactcaatactttcactccttccttctctttccttttcagttCCTTGAGGACTCTTGTCTCTGACAGGAGCTCTGCCAATATTGGGCTCTACCATTGTTATCTGGGTGATAGGGAGGATAAAGGTGAGTTAATGAAGTCAAATGTGGttgtatgattttgattttaattgtttaattcaaGAGCTACTCAGATCTTTTATTCAGCTCATGTTAAGACCAATTCAGTTCAggttaacaaatatttaaggagCCCCTATTTTTATAAGGAAGAGGATACGTTTTCTGCATCAGCCCTTAGCATCTATTGAACCTATAACCTGGTCAAGCTCTAGTGTACAAGGTAAATAAGAGAGCCCAGAGGTTTTCTAAGAATATCAGACCCCAGGTTAGTTGTGTAATCCTAGTGCTTcgggagggtgagatgggaggattgcttgaggtcagaagttcgagacaagcatgggcaaaacagcaagaccactcctctacaaaaaataaaaaattgttgctGAATAGGATTTCATTATATAGATATACAAATTGTTTATACACTTACTCATTGATGGACATATGAGTTGCTTTCAGgttttgactattacaaataaaactgccaCAGACATTTATATACAAGTCTCTATATGGgcatgttttcacttttcttggGTAGCTGGATTATAAGGTAGGTGtatgttaaactttttaaaaaactgaaaactgcTTTTTAAGGTGGGTAATGTGGGTATACTACTTGGTATCCCCTCCATATCACCATATGCTACcacttggtatggtcagtcttttaaattatatCCATCTAATATGTGTGTTgtgatatctcattttgattttgatttgcatttttctaatgatgaatgatattgagcaccttttcatgtgcttatttgccatacATATATTTCCCTTggtgaaatgtttattcaaatatttcacacatttttcattaggatgtttattttcttattattgtgtatgagagttctttatatgttctggacaCAATACCTATATCAAAtaaatgctttgcaaatatttgctaCTATTTTATGGGTTGCGTTTTTACTCTCTTAACAGTGCCTTCCAAACAACAGAAGTTTTCATTGTGATGACATCCAATTTATCaacttttcttttatagattgtgATTTTGGTGCCATAGCtaagaaattttttctttactCAAAGTCATGAGGAAGTGCTGATagatgctacaacatggatcaaCTCAAGAATATTTGCTAAATGGAAAAGCTATATGTAAaagaccacattttgcttattccaTTTATCTGAAATATCCCAAAAAGACAAACCTATAGAGATAGGTGATAGCTGCCTGAATCCACACGTGGGAGCAGGGAGTGATTGCAACTGGACACAAAGGAT
This portion of the Macaca thibetana thibetana isolate TM-01 chromosome X, ASM2454274v1, whole genome shotgun sequence genome encodes:
- the CYSLTR1 gene encoding cysteinyl leukotriene receptor 1, which translates into the protein MDETANLTVSSATCHDTIDDFRNQVYSTLYSMISVVGLFGNGFVLYVLIKTYHEKSAFQVYMINLAVADLLCVCTLPLRVVYYVHKGIWFFGDFLCRLSTYALYVNLYCSIFFMTAMSFFRCIAIVFPVQNINLVTQKKARFVCVGIWIFVILTSSPFLMAKPQKDEKNNTKCFEPPQDNQTKNHVLVLHYVSLFVGFIIPFVIIIVCYTMIILTLLKKSMKKNLPSRKKAVGMIVVVTTAFLVSFMPYHIQRTIHLHFLHNETKPCDSVLRMQKSVVITLSLAASNCCFDPLLYFFSGGNFRKRLSTFRKHSLSSVTYVPRKKASLPEKGEEICKV